In Papio anubis isolate 15944 chromosome 20, Panubis1.0, whole genome shotgun sequence, a single window of DNA contains:
- the ZFP30 gene encoding zinc finger protein 30 homolog isoform X3 gives MNLSQWKVMERIKSCGLEGQESPHEVCFRQVTKTTSGKTPTYRKLTSLPLYQKSHNREKPYECGECGKAFRVRQQLTFHQRIHTGEKPYECKECGKAFRQCAHLSRHQRIHTSDKLYECKKCGKIFTCGSDLRVHQRIHIGEKPYECKECGKAFRVRGQLNLHQRIHTGEKPYECKECGKAFRQYAHLTRHQRVNIAEKCYECKECGQAFLCSTGLRIHHKLHTGEKPYECKECGKAFRVRQQLTLHQRIHTGEKPYDCKECGKTFSRGYHLTLHQRIHTGEKPYECKECQKFFRRYSELISHQGIHIGEKPYECKECGKAFRLFSQLTQHQSIHFGEKPYKCKECEKTFRLLSQLTQHQSIHTGEKPYDCKECGKAFRLHSSLIQHQRIHSGEKPYKCKECKKAFRQHSHLTYHQRIHNVT, from the coding sequence ATGAACTTATCTCAGTGGAAGGTAATGGAAAGAATTAAAAGCTGTGGACTTGAAGGACAAGAAAGTCCTCATGAAGTGTGTTTCAGGCAAGTGACAAAAACCACTTCTGGAAAAACGCCTACCTACAGAAAACTCACATCTCTTCCTCTATATCAGAAGAGTCATAACAGAGAGAAACCCTACGAATGTGGGGAATGTGGGAAGGCTTTTAGAGTACGACAACAACTTACTTTCCatcaaagaattcatactggtgagaaaccctatgaatgtaaagaatgtggaaaagcctttagACAGTGTGCCCACCTCAGTcgacatcagagaattcatacttCTGACAAACTCTATGAATGTAAAAAATGTGGAAAGATCTTCACATGTGGCTCAGACCTTCGAgtacatcagagaattcatattGGTGAGAAACCGtatgaatgtaaagaatgtgggaaagcctttagaGTTAGAGGACAACTTAATCTCCATCAAAGGATTCACACGGGTgagaagccctatgaatgtaaggaatgtgggaaggcctttagGCAGTATGCACACCTTACTCGACATCAGAGAGTTAACATTGCTGAGAAGTGCTATGAGTGTAAGGAATGTGGTCAGGCCTTTCTGTGTAGTACAGGCCTTCGAATACATCACAaacttcatactggagaaaaaccctatgaatgtaaggagtGTGGAAAGGCCTTTAGAGTGCGGCAACAACTTACTCTccatcagagaattcacactggtgaGAAGCCTTACGattgtaaggaatgtgggaagacTTTTAGTCGTGGCTATCATCTGACTCTCCATCAGAGAATACATACTGGTgagaagccctatgaatgtaaggaatgtcaGAAGTTCTTTCGCCGTTACTCAGAACTTATTTCACATCAGGGTATTCACAttggagagaaaccttatgaatgtaaggaatgtgggaaggcaTTTAGACTGTTCTCACAGCTTACTCAACATCAGAGTATTCATTTTGGTGAGAAACCCTATAAGTGTAAGGAATGTGAGAAGACTTTTAGACTGCTTTCACAACTTACTCAACATCAAAGTATTCATACTGGTGAAAAGCCCTATGACTGTAAGGAATGTGGAAAGGCCTTTAGACTTCATTCATCACTAATtcaacatcagagaattcattctggtgagaaaccttacaaatgtaaggAATGTAAAAAGGCATTTAGACAACATTCACATCTTACTTACCATCAGCGAATTCATAATGTAACTTAA